TCTATTTAAGATAATGTAGTGGTCTCAATGACAGATTACACTGACCCAGGCCAAGTGACcgcaagaaccaagggggccctaaaaCTCATCATCCACGCTACAGTTTCAATATCACTTTTAAAACATTGTGCATATCATTATTCATCCCTGGAAAGTGAAAAACAGGTAGGCTACCTGGTAAAAGTGGGTAATGTATTATATGCAGCCCTGGAATAGTCTGGCAGCAATAGTGCAGTTTTACTGCAGTATGCAATATTTTAGAAACACAACTCCATACTATACAAAAATATTTCACTTAACTCTAATGCAtatttgaattgtattgcagTGCTAACAGATCTACACCTGgtattttacagtaaattacataatattaggcctacacttaccatatgcttttcatccaaagggacttacagtacaaggtattggtacagagtattggctacagtccctggagaagtaagAGGTTAGATTCCTTGcacaagggcatctcagccaggCAGTGAGACACTGAGTGATAGGGTGGGTTTCAAACCTGTAACAATCTGCTTTAaagtctccttaaccacttggccaggggtggagaaacttttgcatctgtactatgaacacaaatcaggatttccccctgcactttaggcctatattgaaggcggccaccttcacaacagaccccaccttcactaggtcctctgaaaatgcaacttaattgtattgcaaatgtaattcctaagaatacttaacaaaatatgtcatatttcatgtgaagctgcataacattaaaagtatatcgggcccggataagatgattacggcccttgggacataggttctccacTACACTGGGCCATGggccttagcaaaaaaaaaaaaaatcgacattTTTGGGCTCCATTCTGGTATTGTGTTAAAATTtgacttttttccctcattttcttAGGGAACAAgcccctgaacccctaataacCAAGGGTTTCTAATATCTAGGTTAATCTCTATCTAACTACGGGTAttgtataaatacatacaatatatacatatatataggcctacagtggcctgaaatctccaaataccaattaatattctttaaatagtgttgttacatttgtattagttgtattgtattagtaatctatgagttttgttcagaaatcattgttaatttctatgttttggtagatagaaccctataattctaaaaacattttgcggcaaggttctatctacattctacctgtttaaaaaacaccacttccaaatgttcaattatttaaatatttcagatttagagttcatttaaggtgtctttaagtctagtgtatcaaattaacattttccatatGCCAATTATGATCTACAGAGTGCCCCAATTATACAGTGCAAAATCGCATCGTACAGCAATACATACAGTGGCCTGCAATCTCCAAATACCACTTAATTTTCTTTAAACAGTGTTGTTACACCTATTTTATAAGTAATCTGTGAGTTTTAAGTAATCTGTGAGTTTTTTTCAGAAATTATTGTCAATTTtgatgttttggtagatagaaccttataatcttAAAAACATTTAGCGATTTCAGTgcaataaggttctatctacattttacctgttttaaaaaacaccacttccaaatgttcgatgattttaatatttcagatttagagttcattgaaggtgtctttaagtctagtgtatcaaacaaacctattccatatgccacttctgatctacagagtgcaaaatcattaaacctcaatatctcagaactgagataaaagtcagatagaaccctataatcctaaGGGGACGaagtgctaagcgtcgaaactcttacagaaaatgccggcattacatctggttctctcgaagcggcacgcaagcaATCAACCACAAAGGACACGAAGTGGAAGCACGCCACCAGCGACACTGCGATAGAGTAACAttacatcagtcacaacagagactacgttcgcacacacaTGAGAGAAACGTGCAGACcgcatcttttaccttgagtttgcccagctcggcACACAAgctccagaacagcagccgacaaCAAGCCAAcaaactaagtacattacaatgcaccaaaagagcaataaaccaaccgagaacgacgcctacctttcctatatgatggctcaaccacaaacggagggacagagggagcagTGTGCCAACGCCACACCCCACAGCTTCAAAGACACAGCGTTTTTCTAGCTTGCTACCGCCGCAAAGTTTTATGCTACACACCGGAaagaaaggggagtgtcgttaccccgtcagaataaaggttcagCATGACCACcggttacattacatttagcagatgcctttATTGATACAAGAAAAAAAGGCTTGAATATCCTCCAACAGGTGGGGTAAAATACAGCCTCTACAGCTGATCCCATCAGGGTGAAAACTATTTAGGAAAGTACATGAACATGGATCATATAAAAATATAAACAGAAGATTGTTATTTGGCAGAGAAACACCATTAGCGATGTGAAGGAGGAGCAGTTTTTGGCAGCACCTCTGACATGAACAAACTGTTACTGCTGTGGTGGTGCAGTTGTCAAGTCCTCCACTAGGTGGGGCTGCTGTGCCTGGCAGGATGTCTGAAGTAAGTCTCCGTCATGAGAGCAGAATGGTGGAGTTTCtaccatatacagtatagtatcaaaATGGAAGTTTcttccatatacagtatatgtatactaGATTCCATACACAACATAAATGACAATAAGatacatcggtaacactttattttagggatacatctattagcactaatgcatacaatgtgcctgtataagtaacttgtaaggcatgtacaaagcaaaatcaaacatttgttaggcatgtattcgcaaatgtcttgttcatgcaaaataagggacttattaccaatttaacctcagtaaggacctagtaggcctttattgtttgcttagtacatgccttactagttacttatgcaggcactaACATCGTATGTATTCGTGCTTATAGATGTGTcagtccctaaaataaagtgttaccaatacacCCAAGTAAGACCGGTCAGCAAGGACATCAGGCCGATCATCTACAGTCAGAGAATGTACCGTagaatcacatgtagaaaaacattagaaacattagaaaaacaaaatGCAGTGAGCTGTGGATGCACAGTAGGAATGCCACAATTAAGTCTTTAAATCCAACtcggaaacactgccttaaaaacaattttgtttggAATGGTGTTTCTTTCAAGAGGGCAAAAGACTTTGGCCGGCTGGATAGTATGTTTCATTTCCACCCTCATGAGAGCAGGATCAGGCTGTCTGGATGTGTCTTCATCTTGCACTCCACAGCTCCTCCACTAGGTGGGGCAGCTGTTCCTGTAGAATTGTGTAGAAGGCCAGTTTGCCCTGAGCCCCAGCTGAGCGCAGGCCATCAAACAGGAGCCTCATTTTTTCCCGACTGGTAGCAGCAGCGTGGATGTTGGCATAGGTCTCCTGGCCAATGAACCCCTGGGAGAGGAGCTGGTCTGCTATGGGCATCACCGCTGTGACCCTCTGGATGAGCTGCGGCCTCTTCTCCTCCAGAGAGGCAGCGGCCAACAGGGGGTCCTCAGGGATCCTGCTGGGCTGCTGTGGAGGACCTGTCAACAAACCGGTTATGAAGACCAAAATTAGTATTGTTACTACCAGTCTTTTCTCCAGAAATGCATCTAATGGTGTCCTGAAATGCACCCGGCTGCCCACCTGGTTGTTTCTTTCAACAGAAGAGGATGATAAATTATAAAAAGTTATTTATAAATTGTTAGATTATTATAACATGAAACTCAATCGCCATTACTGTATGTAAATTAGGGTTATTCTGTAGTAGTTtgcacccacacagacatgcacacaataaTTTTCTCACGTCTTCTGTGGTAGTCAACTCCCTTCCTCATCACAATGTCCCAAACTGTTCGGTTTTCCTCAGCACTGTGGAGCTCCATGTTGAATCTCTCTGGTggctcctccacacacacctcgAAGGAGGGGTTGTCGGTGCTGCAGGTGAGGGTCACCTCTGGAGGGGTAACTTTCGAGGGGCAGGAGGTGTGCAGCTCAAGTGTGGAGCCCATCAAGACTGAGATGTTGGGGTGTGGCTTGATGATGTTGGGGGCTCCTCTGTCTTGATACTGCTTCTGCAACTCCTGCTTGGCTGAGGAGTGCAAGGGCAGCAGGTGGATGTGCAAGATCAGTGGCTGGGGGTTGTGCCTATATATCTGTACCTCATAGTGGTCCCTCACTGGGAAACCCAGCCATACCACCAGCTGCCACAGAGAGAATTGCTGTGCTGAAAGCCTGCCATGGAAACGGCTCAGCTCACACGTCTCCAGGGAAACACCATTGTCGTCGCCATGCAGGGCCCTGACTGCGTCTCCTAGCAACACCGGGTCAGAACCACCCAGGCAGAGGGAGTGGGGCAGGTGGACCTCCTCCAGCTCTCCTGACAGAAGCTTGATTTCCATCAGAGGACCAGCGGGTCGGTACCCTAACATTTGCAGTTGGGCCCAGAAAAGCTCATCCTTGCTGATGCGGTACTGCAGGGTGACTGGACCAGCACACGACCAGCGCAGACCGGACTGTGAGCACTCATAGCTCCCTGCAGTAGAGCTCACGgtgtacacacactctccactctccaaggAGATAGAGGGCGGCATCACACACCAGTGGCCAGGGTCCTGGATGTCAGCACATGTTTGACAGATTCTTCTCTGTCTacttacatacgtacacacacacacacagacacacacacacacacacacacacacacacacacacacacacacacacacacacacacacacacacacacacgcacacacacacacacacacacacacacacacacacacaatattatggttattaatgttaattaattataaagtaattaattaattaatcagtaacTTGTTGTTGTTAATATCTTGCTAATATCAGTATGAGAACAATACAGGGCCATAACATGTGTGTTACCTGAGAGGGGGCAGCTGTGCTCCTGTATGCTGCTGGCTACTGCTCATGAGGTCCATCTCTGCAGCATCTGAGGTGTGGaagctgctagcggaggctaatgtatctggtgtatgtgagtgggagttgctagcggaggctaatgtttctgctgtatgtgagtgggagctgctagcggtggctaatgtatctgctgtatgtgagtgggagctgctagcggaggctaatgtatctgctgtatgtgagtgggagctgctagcggtgGCTAATGAATCTTCTGCTGCTGGATTTCCCTTCAGGAAATTGTCATCAGAGACTCTGTGGGACAAATGAAAACGTGTATATAAGttattttcaaccttttttgagccaaggcacactttgTGTGTCTCTGGGCCTCCTGCTGTCATgactcctccccccatctctgggCCTCCTTGTaactcctccccccatctctgaaCCTCCTGGTGTCAtgacccctctgctctcctcagctctGCTCATCTACAGTATCATACCGTATACATCGAACACATTGAACTAGCAAAGATAAAGATTACTTTTGAATCAGAAACCTTTTTTGTCATCTTAATCTTGTATATAAAGATCACTATTCAATCAGAAACCTGTTGTGTTGTCTTCATCTTAATGATGTGGAGTGTTAAATGAGAAGGTGGAGCTCTGTTCCTctggagtcgtgtgtgtgtgtctgtgcgtgcgcgcgtgtgcccaaggacccccccacccccccacccctctctatgCTTCTCACTCCCCtgccgtgtgtgcatgcatagatgtgtgtgtctgtgtgtgtgtgtgtgcgtgtgtgtgtgtgtgtgtgtgtgtgtgtgtgtgtgtgtgtgtgtgtgtgtgtgtgtgtgtgtgtgtgtgtgtgtgtgtgtgtgtgtgtgtgtgtgcgtgcgtagatgtgcgtgtgtgtgtgtgtgtgtgtgtgtgtgtgtgtgtgtgtgtgtgcgtgtgtgcgtgtgtagatgcgtgtgtctgtctgtgtgtgtgtgtgtgtgtgtgtgtgtgtgtgtgtgtgtgtgtgtgtgtgtgtgtgtgtgcacatggcttctccctccatctctcccacttactgttatgttacaaatttgctttagatggtgtcaagcatgtgtggtggtaaacaagtgaattttacaaaaaaggtgtatcctctccatagccaagcatggtagtgggactgacatggtttggggatgcatgaatgctgtcaacattggcaatctaaaTTACAccttaaagaaacatgcatgtcaacatgccctgtgactactgaagcagatcatgatattctccataggattgcattcaaatctcaaacCAATCTCTTTAAGACAGGTGCACagtaaaaatgtaaaagttcaatgcaaagaaaggttgaaacgcacaccgatgacctcccctGTAATtacttttcatttcgagacaattcgagccaacacggtccattctctaccagattttaatctggggtgtactcacttttgtgggtacatgttcaaacattaatggctataTTTTGGTTTTCTCTGAGTGAATAATAAATTTAAGCGgttatgttgttaaaaggtcactaatcattgtgtcaaagtgaaattaatctttaatgctttcctatgaaaagatatactcacaaatctgcaaaaaccgtgaggggtgtactcactttcgtgacatactgtatgcacactgaGATCATCTGAGTGATTCTGCGATTCGACTgcgtccatggattttatttgccaattccactaactattaactgcatccaatgatgttttgtacattagcacacatttatcttttatataatacagaaagtgtagatggcattatttccctctgAAAGAATGAATATATAATACTGTttttggacgttttcatgccatcaaatgtcaggttttccaaatgtcagattcagtcttcatattagcatgtaaagaaacttgttttgccctagacgattgcaaatgttgattcacagtaatcatcacaatatgacaaaactgtcagaaagaccactgtgctttccattatacatgaaagttgccattttgtgtgtgtccacgaaaactgtgttaaccatgtcacggtctgaaaccccctccataaatcagtaatgctttggtcttaggc
This genomic stretch from Engraulis encrasicolus isolate BLACKSEA-1 unplaced genomic scaffold, IST_EnEncr_1.0 scaffold_39_np1212, whole genome shotgun sequence harbors:
- the LOC134443930 gene encoding NACHT, LRR and PYD domains-containing protein 1 homolog — its product is MPPSISLESGECVYTVSSTAGSYECSQSGLRWSCAGPVTLQYRISKDELFWAQLQMLGYRPAGPLMEIKLLSGELEEVHLPHSLCLGGSDPVLLGDAVRALHGDDNGVSLETCELSRFHGRLSAQQFSLWQLVVWLGFPVRDHYEVQIYRHNPQPLILHIHLLPLHSSAKQELQKQYQDRGAPNIIKPHPNISVLMGSTLELHTSCPSKVTPPEVTLTCSTDNPSFEVCVEEPPERFNMELHSAEENRTVWDIVMRKGVDYHRRRPPQQPSRIPEDPLLAAASLEEKRPQLIQRVTAVMPIADQLLSQGFIGQETYANIHAAATSREKMRLLFDGLRSAGAQGKLAFYTILQEQLPHLVEELWSAR